The sequence GCCTATGCCCGTTGAGGCGCCTGTGATTAAAATTGTCTTTTGCATATTCTATTTGTTTAAAGCGAATATATGTTCATCTAAAATTATTGTTTTACGCTGTCCCATGCCATATTGAAGCATTCGTGCTTCAGCTCTGCATCAAGTGTTTTTCCGCGCTTAACGGTCATTTTAATGATTTCGTGGATTGCACCTTCCATTTGTGCCTTTAAAATTTCAATATCCAACTGCTTAACTAATCCGTTTTTTTGACCATCCAAAAGAAATTGGTTAAGAGGCTTAAATAACTCTTCTACTTGGTTGTAAATGCTCTCTTCTATATAACCACTGTAGAGAAATTGTTCCACAAAAAGCATCTTCTCTGGATTTTTTAAACAGTAATTGAAGTAGGCAAACCACCTGTTTCTATAGGCGGTGTAAAATGTTTCCGTTACAAGATTTGGGTTGGTTAGTAGGGCGATTATCTCTTTTTTGGTCTCGAGGTAAATGTCATTAATGAGTTCGTCCTTGCTTTTGTAGTAGATGTAGAGCGTGCCGGTTGCCATGCCTGCTTCTTTTGCCACATCGGCCATCTTAAGGCCCGAGAAGCCGGTCTCTATAACCAACATCATGGCTGCCCTGTGGATGGCTTTTGCCTTATCTGGATCTTTTGCTTTGGGCATGATAAACGATTCTGTTTTGCAAACGAAGATGAATATTTCTTCACTAACAGCGATGGCGATCAAAATGTTTGCTTAGGGATGTTTTTTTAAAAATACTCTTTCGGCGTGGTCTTGAATATCTACGTAAAGACCTGCATTTCTGCTGATCACCTACATTACCGTTTTACCCTTATCGGTATCCATATTTCCTCCTCCGAGTCAGGATCGTCGTTTTTATACTTTTCTCCCAGTATTTCGAAGTGTGGTCGGTTGTCTAGCAGGTAATCGGATTTTGGCAACCACGTTCCGAATATGTATTCAAAGGCTTTTGATCCAGCACTGGCGGCACCTTTGTAAAGAAATACGGCATAGAGTCCACTGAGTAAAGTATAGGTTTCCATTTCGCAGGGAGTTGTGCCGAATGCGGAAACTTCAACGGCTGCCCATTTTTCGAACGGAGTGTTTGGGTTGAAGTTGGCGAAGAATGAAGCGCCATAAATTTCCAAGGAATAGAGATTGGTGCCGATGCTGAACGGGATCTCTTTTCGTCTCGGCATAAAACTTCTCCACAACTCCTGTGTTTTGTTGTTGGCAAAGGAGATTGTTTCTCGTTTGCCAACCAATTTTATTTTGGGATGGTTCCTAATTGTTGGCGTCATGATCCACTATTCTCATTCATCTGCGAGTATGCGGGTTGTTTGGCTCTGCATGCAAAATAAACATTATTTCAAAACATGAAGTATTAGTCCATAACATCTTTATTAATAATGGGTAATGATTTAAATGGATTTTGATTATTTGCTAATTCCCAAAGCGTAAGGAATACCAGTTTGGATCTTTGCAGCATTGCCCCAACGTTTATTTTATCAACCATATCGGTGGATTTGTGCAAATCATCGTGGGTTCCGTTGGTGAAGAGGATCGAAGGAATGTTTTTCTTATGGAAATTGAAGTGGTCGGAGCGGCTAAAGAAATCGCTGTAGGAGGAACCATCCGTTGAGATCAGGGATAGTTTTGTGGATATGGCATTGATGCTATCTGGTATGCCAAACAAGGGTTCATTCACCTTACTATTGCCTGTTAGTGCAATCACGTATCCTTTAGCAAATTCTTCGGTGTCAAATTTTGAACCAATACGTCCAATCATATCAATGTTTACGCAAGCAATGGTCTTCTCGAGAGGATAAGCGGGTTTTTCTACATAGTATTTCGATCCATACAGACCATCTTCTTCGGCAGTTGGAAAGAGAATAACCACGGATCGGCGTGGGCCTTTCCCTGCTTTTTTTGCTTCGTTAAGGATTCTTGCTATTTCCATTACTGCTGCTACTCCCGAAGCGTTATCGTCGGCACCGGGGTAGATCTCTCCGCGGTAGTTCATGCCCAAGTGGTCGTAATGGGCGGAGAGAACCACATATTCATTCTTTAAATCGGAACCCTCAATAATGGCCACAATATTGTTTGCGTCGGCTAATTTGTATGAATTATTACCTTTGAATGATAGAGTGTTGCTGAATTCAAATGAAGAGATACTACAACTAGATTCGCTTTCATACTCCAGCTGCTTTATGGTCTTGTTTGCCGGTTCTAGGATCTTGTTTGCTAGCAATTCGTTTATTCTAACCGAAGCTAGCGTTTGGCTTTCCTCTGTTGAATAGAAATTTAAGCTTTCGTTGGAGTAGTGGCTAAATGTATTAAATCCATTACTTACCATTAAGATTGCCTTTGGTTTTTGTGAGGCAATATACTTCAGGTTTGGCATTTCCGATGCGTTGTGGCACTTTACTCCATACTTACTGGTGGGCCCTTCGCCATCTAGCACCATCACGATCTTTCCCTTTATATCAATGTTGGCAAAATCGTTGAAAGTAGAGTGGTATACTCCGTATCCGGCAAAAATGATATCACTGCCCGATATCACCGAATCTTGAAAAGCGCTGTTACTATAGCTGTAACAGTCGGTATAGTTGAAGTTTGATAGATTGAAGTGTTTGTTAGACTTATATTTAGTAAATGCCTCTATGCTTTGCTTGTATGATCCATTATATCCTTCTTTTATGCTGTTTTTTTTGAGTTGCTCAGCCAAATAATCGGCGGTAAGCCTTGCCCCTTTTTTATCCGATTTTCGGCCTGCGAACTCAGCGGAGGTCAGACGTGTTAATGTGGTTTTCATCCTTGTAGAATCAAGTCGGTTGGCGTATTGCAGTGCAGTTTGGTCTTGTGCGTTCAATACGGTTGTCAGCAGTAGTAGCAGTAAGGTCATGATTCTAACTTTCATATTTGCTTGTTTATTATGTTAATGCATTAGTTCTCCTCGCAAATAAATTACGAATATATCGATCCATTGCATCAACCAAAGATTATGGATTAATAGGATTGTTCTGTGGTTGATATCGATCCAACATGTATATATACTTTAGGTAAAAGCTATATAACTTACATTATGAGCACTTATTCGGAATTGTTATGTGAAATGTAGATCCTTTACCCTCCTCGCTTTCTATTCTGATTTCGCCTCCATGCTTTTCCACAAAATCTTTGCAGAGCAAGAGTCCCAGCCCTGTGCTTGGTTCGCCTTCGGTACCAAATCTATTGGTTTGTGTCTTGAGCTGAAACAGGTTTGAAATAATTGCTGGGCTCATTCCAATACCTGTGTCTGTCACAGATAATTCAACATAGTTGGTTTCGGTGATTTTTGCAGAAAGGGTTATTTTTCCATTTTTAGGGGTGAATTTAGTGGCATTTGAGATAAGGTTGCGTAAGATGGTTTGCAGCATGTTTTTATCTGCGCAAACTTCTATGTTCTTCGGGCAATTGCAAATGATCTCGAGGTTTTTATTCTTAGCCGCATCTCCCATCATTGCAATGCTTTCCTCAATGTTGGGCCGCAGCTGCATGGCCTTTGGTTCGAAGGGCATCAGTCCTTGTTGAATTCTGGACCATTGAAGGAGGTTCTCCAGAAGGCGATAAAGATTCGTAGCAGAGTTTCGCATGCTTCCAGCTATTACTTCCAACTGCTCCATGGATAAGTTGTGAAGTTTCTCTGTCATGATTTGGGTTAGGCCCAGAAAACTGTTGAATGGGCTCCGTAAATCGTGGGCAAGAATGGAAAAGAATTTGTCTTTTTCGGCATTAATTCTTTCTAGCTGATCATTTTTATTTGAGATTTCCTGTTGCGCATCTTTCTGTTTAGTAATGTCATATAAAATTCCTGTCCAAATGGTGTCTCCATCGGGTAGTCGCCTTGGAAGCGATTCCAGATGTATCCACCGGATCTCCTTTTCAATAACGAATCGACCCTCCCAAAGAAAAGGGGTTGTGTTCAGGTTTGCTTCCACATTTTTTCTTGCAAATTCTGCTTTGTCCACATCGAGAACTTGATCGAGGACAAGGCCTGGATTGTTTTCGATGATCATTCTATTAAGTTTCAGAATTTCAAAAAACCGATCGTTAAAAAAATCAAAACTATAGGGAGAACTATTTGAGTCCTGCCAGTTGGTTTCGTTCAACCCCTTACTGAAGTATACGCGCAAACGATAGATGCCCGCGGGTTGTGTATTTGCTAGGTCTAGGTAGAGGTTTTGTTGCTGAGCAAGTGCCGCCTCAGTTTTTTTGCTCTCGCGCTTCGATCTTCTCAGGTCGTCAATTTCTGCTTTTAGGCGGGTAATTTCTTCCTGAAGTTCTTGGTTGTTTTTCGCTGGAGAGTTCATGTTGCATCATTCAAGTTGATCTGTTATTAAAGAGGATTATTCTATGAATATTGACCCTGCAAGGAAAAGTATGGCATTACCGCTTATCTCTACCCTGTCGTCACAAAGTTTACAGATCAAATGACCCTCTCTTTTCGATATCTGCTTCGCGGTGAGTAATTCTTTCTTGAGCCTCTTGGCCCAGAAGGGTGTGAGCAGTGTGTGGGCCGATCCTGTAACCGGATCTTCGTCGATCCCCTCGCCGGGTGCAAAGTAGCGTGATACAAAATCGACTCCTTTCCCCGGTGCCGTGGCAATAACACCTATTGTTCCCAATAACTTTGATAGCATAGGAAAGTTTGGGTTCAGCAGCGCCACCTGCTCTTGACTTTCGAAGAGAAGAAGCAAATCGGAGGGACCTTGGTAAACCTCCAATGGTGCCATGCCCATAGCATTAATGGTCTCTTCGCCAATGGCAGCTCCTCGCAGCGTTCCTGTTGGGAAGTTAAGCGTAAGGAGTTGATCGGTTTTGCGCACCGACAGGTTGCCTGCTCGGGGCGAAACGAATAGTATTTCCTTTGCATCGGGTTCGAAAAACTCGAAGAGAACAAAGGCTGAGGCAAGTGTTGCGTGGCCGCAAAGGTTTACCTCTACCGTTGGTGTAAACCAACGGATGGCATATTCTCCTGTGTTTTTTTTAATTACAAAGGCAGTTTCGGAGAGGTTGTTCTCGGCAGCAATGCTCTGCATTTGGTTGTCGGACCGCCATTCGTTGAGGATGCATACTGCCGCAGGATTTCCACGGAACAGCTTGTCGGTAAACGCATCTACTTGAAATATTTTTATCTCTTGCATCTTTTTTGTGTTGGCTATACCTCATAAAAATAGTAGAATTATTAATACAAATCGGGTCTGTTGGTCAATCGACATATATTGAAAGATTCCTTATAGGAAGTTATCTGAAGGAAAAGCAGTTAGTTTTATCGGACTTCTAGAGAAACGACCTATCCTCGGAAGAAACAAATGGTTGATAGAGTTGGGCTATGTTAGGTCGTTACCGTTTAAGAAGTTATCGTAATCGTCGAATTACTGCAAGTATATTGACGTTATCACCGTTTATAATAATAGTATAGATCTTGCCAGATTGCGTTCCTGATTGCCAAAAATCCCAAAAATAAGGCATGGTATTTTATATCTTTGTTTTCTCGCTTAAAATCGTTTAATTTACGTCATTGTCGCATATTGTATGCCATGGCATATTAACTGAAATACACCATTCCATGAAGCTTAATCTCAACATACAACAGAGGATTCAGCTGTTTGTGACCCTTTCGGTTGCATTAATTTTTGGACTAGGACTTGCCTTTATTGGCAATAAGGCCATTAAAACAGCACGGCGCAACGCCGTTGAGCTTACCCAAGAAACGCTCCAGAAATACTCTCTCGATATCGAAAAACAGATGGGCGCCGATATGGAATCGGTAAAAACCCTTTCACAGGCAGTTAGCATCTACAAGACTTTCCCAGGCGATTCATGGAAACCGGTTGTACAAAATATGTATAAAGCTGTGCTTCGTGCCAACGAAAATGTACTGAGCGTTTGGGATTCCTGGGAGCTTAATGTAATTGACTCCTCTTACACGAAACCATATGGACGCTACGTTTATGAGGTTTATCGTGAAGGGAGTGAACTCAAAGAGAACCAAATGTTCAAGAGTATGGATGGCGATCCACCGCTCTATATCTTTAATAAAACCGAGGGTCAGCAAGGATTCGAAACCATAAATGTTCCCTATTTCTATACCTATACTGGGCGCCAGGAAGATAATATCTTGATGACTAGTCTGGTTTCCCCAATTCTGGTTAAGAATAAGTTTACAGGAGTAGTTGGTTTCGATATTAGTTTGGAGCGATTCCAAAACCTGGTTAGAACCATACAACCTTTTGAGGGAAGTTACGCAGTGCTTATATCTACCGACCTAAAGTATGTAGGGCATCTCGATCAAACAAAACTTGGACAAGATATTGCCGAAGATTTTCCCGAAGATTTTGTGATGCAGGGAATGGATGTTAAGATCCAAAACGGTGAAAAGTTCAATTTCTTTGGGAATGGACCCGACGGTAATAGTTACTACTTTGCCTTCAACCCGGTTTGGGTCGAAAAGGCTAGGACTCCTTGGATGCTTGGTATTGCCGTTCCGAAGTCGACTATGCTCGCCGATGCACGAAGCACCACATGGGCACTTGTTATCGTTGGGTTGATTGGCTTACTTGCTATTTCGTTGTTGGTTTGGTGGATTTCTCGCCAGATTACCGCCAATATTTTAGGTGTAACTAACTTGCTTGGAAAACTCTCAAAAGGTCATTTGGATAGTTCCATGACCGTGGATATTCATACTTCTGACGAGATTGGAATTATGGCAGAGGCGCTCAACGACTCGGTTGTTGGGCTACTCAAAAAAGTTGAATTTGCTAAGAAAATTGGTACCGGTCAGCTTAATACAAACCTCGAACTCCTAAGCGAAGAGGATGAACTTGGTACAGCCTTAGTGGAAATGCAGCGCAGCCTGCTCGCCGCGAAGGAAGAAGAGGAAAAGCGCCTTGTAGAAGAAGACCAACGGAGCTGGACTAATGAGGGGCTAGCTAAGTTTGGAGATATTCTTCGCCAAAACAATGATAACTTAGATAACCTAGCCAACAGCATATTGAGTAACCTTATTACTTATGTGGGAGCCAATCAGGGTGGTGTGTTTATTTATAACGACGACGATAAGGGTAATGAATTTTACCAAATGGTTGCAGCCTATGCTTACGACCGGAAGAAATTTCTGAAAAAGGATGTGTTGGTTGGTGAAGGACTGGTAGGAACATCGGTTCTCGAAAAGAAAACCATCTACATGACTAACGTCCCTGAAAACTATATTCAAATAACCTCAGGAACAGGGGAGGCTCGTCCTCGCTGCCTGCTCATTGTGCCGCTTCTCATCGAAGAAAACGTCCTTGGCGTAATTGAGATGGCATCCTTCACTCTGTTGGAACCCTACAAAATTGAATTTGTAGAGAAGGTTGGCCAGAGTATCGCCTCCACGCTTCAGTCGGTAAGAATTAATCTTCGAACCCAAGCATTGCTCAATCGCTCGCAGCAGCAAGCCGAAGAGTTGTCGGCTCAGGAAGAGGAAATGCGCCAGAATATGGAGGAGTTGCAAGCAACCCAAGAGGAATCGGCACGCAAGGGAAATGAGATGCAGAGCTACATTGAGGCCCTGAATACCTCTACCTATGTTGTGGAGTACGATCCCGATGGCACCATAATTAATGTTAACGATCTCTTCCTTGAACTGCTCGGGTTGGGTCGTGAGGAGGTGGTGGGCACGCACCATAGCGATAAACTCCAGCTCTCCAGCATCCAGCAAAAGGAGTATGATAAGTTCTGGATGGATCTTCGGGCCGGACGTCAGCGCAAGGAGACCAATTCATTTAAGGTGGCAGGAGTATCCTATACTTTTGAGGAAACCTATACCCCAATACGGGATGAGTCGGGGCTGATTTATAAGATTCTGAAGATAGCCAACAACATTGCCTCAAAGGGACATAAGTAAGCTAATGTTGGAATGGAATAGGTTGCTGATGCCCACGCGGCTTGGCAAGGAGGAGGAAGTCTTACCCGAACAGGAAATCCTTGGCCGCACGCATTTTCAGCGCGACTACGACCGCTTGATATTTTCGTCGCCGTTTCGTCGGCTGCAGAATAAAACACAGGTTTTTCCGCTGCCCGGCAGCGTTTTTGTGCACAACCGCCTCACCCATAGCCTAGAGGTGGCTAGCGTGGGTCGATCGCTCGGAACAATTGTCTATGAGAAATTACATCGGCAGCTGGGGAGTAGCGGTCTCGAAATGCCAATAATTGTTGCAACGGCATGCCTAGCTCATGATTTGGGCAATCCGCCATTTGGCCATTCCGGCGAGGACGCCATCCGCCATTTCTTTAAACAAAACCGCGATAAATTTCAGAATCGCCTCACCGCATCCGAAATATCAGACTTGGAATGGTTCGAGGGCAACGCCAACTCTCTGCGATTGCTTACCCACACCTTTAAGGGCCGACGTTCGGGTGGATTTGGTCTTAGCTACGCCACCCTAGCCTCGCTGGTTAAGTATCCATGGGAATCAATATCGATGCCCGAGGGGAAGAAGAAGTATGGCTACTTTCAGGCAGAGAAGGCCATTTTCGAGCAGATTGCGGCCGCTACGGGACTGGAACGACACGTTGGGCAGGATTCCTTTTGTCGCCACCCATTGGTATACCTAGTGGAGGCCGCCGACGACATTTGCTACAATATCATGGACCTTGAGGATGCGCATAAGCTCTCCATCCTCTCCTCCGAAAAGGTGATGGCTCTGCTCATGGCTTTTTTTGAAGGTTCCTCCAATGCCGGAATGCGCAAAAAAATAGACGAAACGCTAAAGACCGTAACCGATAGCAACGAGCAGGTTTCCTACCTGCGCGCATTGGTTATAAGCAAGCTGGTGGCCGAATGTGGGGAAGTTTTTGTTCGGAATATGCCTTTGATTATGGACGGAAAGCCTACCGATCCCTTGCTGAAAGGGTTGTGCCCCGAAAGCCTAGCGGCCATTAAAACCATAGCTCAGTTTTCGGTAAAGGAGATCTACAACCACCGTACGGTGGTGGAGATTGAGCTCGCCGGGTTTAAGATACTCACCACCCTACTCGAAATATTTACCAATGCCCTGCTGCATCCTGAGAGCGACTACTCGCGCAAGCTACTTACACGCATTCCCGAGCAGTACGATTTGGATAACGAAAGCCTTTATCTAAACCTGCTCTCCATCGTCGACTTTGTATCGGGCATGACAGATACCTACGCGCTGGAACTCTATCAAAACTTAACGGGAATAAGCATTCCTGGGATTTCTAGGTGAGAAGAGGGAATCCTTGTCAGGTAGGTGGCTTTGGTAAGGGTTTAACTAAAAGCCGATTTTTTTCACTCCCGGAGCCGCAATGAACGATTTTATAATCGTTCGGGCATCTCGGTTGTCGGGAAAGGATTTAATGCAGTCGTGGAGCATAGAAACGTCCGAAAGGGAGTTCTTTTCGCAGAAACCCCAGCCCATAAGTTTTCCACACTCTATCTTCACTACGGTTACTTTTTCGGGGTCGGGGCCTTTGTCTAGCAAGAAGAATGAGGCTTGCGGCAAGTCCGATTTTGTTATGGCTTCGTTCACTCGCCGGTTGTAGTCGGCCGGGAGTTCCTCTCCCTTGCAGGCCCCTCGGCAAAGTCCAATCTGGTTGTGGAAACAACCTTCGGATGCGGTATAAAGTCCGCAAAGCTTTTGGCAGAGGGCAAACTCTTCCACCATACGGAGCAGGGATTTTTGTCCGGCGGCGATAGAGGCAAAAGAGGAAATTACAGTTCCCTCTTCGGGTTTTGTGCTTATCTTGAGGTTGAGGTATCCATTGGAATCGGTGGTTGCGAATAGGCTACTGCTGGTTCCTTTTCGCCGTTGAGCGCGGTTGTAAACCGGTATTTCCTGCTTGATGTTATAGGACTCCAACAGGAGTGCCACCATTTCGCTTCCGGTTATCTCCCAAGTAATATCGGCCGTGGCACTGACCATCTCCGTGTCTCTACGCGATTTTGCGCCTGTAATGTGTTGTGCTATACGGCTGCGGATGTTTAGACTTTTTCCAATGTAAATGATTTCACCCTTGTCGTTCCAGAAAAAGTAAACCCCGGTTTCGTCGGGGAGGGCTCCTAACACCGTTGAGGTAATGTTGGGGTGTAACTTTTCGCGCGACACTACACTCCCGTTAACTGGAATGATCTCTTCGCCCTTGTTCTTCTCCAATAATAGTCGAAGAAGCTTTACGGTGGCTAATGCGTCACCCGAGGCTCGGTGTCGGTCTTCGAGCTGAATTTGGAGCGATTGGCATAGGTTGCCTAGGCTGTAGGATGGAAGC is a genomic window of Williamwhitmania taraxaci containing:
- a CDS encoding TetR/AcrR family transcriptional regulator, with translation MPKAKDPDKAKAIHRAAMMLVIETGFSGLKMADVAKEAGMATGTLYIYYKSKDELINDIYLETKKEIIALLTNPNLVTETFYTAYRNRWFAYFNYCLKNPEKMLFVEQFLYSGYIEESIYNQVEELFKPLNQFLLDGQKNGLVKQLDIEILKAQMEGAIHEIIKMTVKRGKTLDAELKHECFNMAWDSVKQ
- a CDS encoding GyrI-like domain-containing protein; the protein is MTPTIRNHPKIKLVGKRETISFANNKTQELWRSFMPRRKEIPFSIGTNLYSLEIYGASFFANFNPNTPFEKWAAVEVSAFGTTPCEMETYTLLSGLYAVFLYKGAASAGSKAFEYIFGTWLPKSDYLLDNRPHFEILGEKYKNDDPDSEEEIWIPIRVKR
- a CDS encoding M28 family peptidase translates to MKVRIMTLLLLLLTTVLNAQDQTALQYANRLDSTRMKTTLTRLTSAEFAGRKSDKKGARLTADYLAEQLKKNSIKEGYNGSYKQSIEAFTKYKSNKHFNLSNFNYTDCYSYSNSAFQDSVISGSDIIFAGYGVYHSTFNDFANIDIKGKIVMVLDGEGPTSKYGVKCHNASEMPNLKYIASQKPKAILMVSNGFNTFSHYSNESLNFYSTEESQTLASVRINELLANKILEPANKTIKQLEYESESSCSISSFEFSNTLSFKGNNSYKLADANNIVAIIEGSDLKNEYVVLSAHYDHLGMNYRGEIYPGADDNASGVAAVMEIARILNEAKKAGKGPRRSVVILFPTAEEDGLYGSKYYVEKPAYPLEKTIACVNIDMIGRIGSKFDTEEFAKGYVIALTGNSKVNEPLFGIPDSINAISTKLSLISTDGSSYSDFFSRSDHFNFHKKNIPSILFTNGTHDDLHKSTDMVDKINVGAMLQRSKLVFLTLWELANNQNPFKSLPIINKDVMD
- a CDS encoding PAS domain-containing sensor histidine kinase codes for the protein MNSPAKNNQELQEEITRLKAEIDDLRRSKRESKKTEAALAQQQNLYLDLANTQPAGIYRLRVYFSKGLNETNWQDSNSSPYSFDFFNDRFFEILKLNRMIIENNPGLVLDQVLDVDKAEFARKNVEANLNTTPFLWEGRFVIEKEIRWIHLESLPRRLPDGDTIWTGILYDITKQKDAQQEISNKNDQLERINAEKDKFFSILAHDLRSPFNSFLGLTQIMTEKLHNLSMEQLEVIAGSMRNSATNLYRLLENLLQWSRIQQGLMPFEPKAMQLRPNIEESIAMMGDAAKNKNLEIICNCPKNIEVCADKNMLQTILRNLISNATKFTPKNGKITLSAKITETNYVELSVTDTGIGMSPAIISNLFQLKTQTNRFGTEGEPSTGLGLLLCKDFVEKHGGEIRIESEEGKGSTFHITIPNKCS
- a CDS encoding PhzF family phenazine biosynthesis protein, which produces MQEIKIFQVDAFTDKLFRGNPAAVCILNEWRSDNQMQSIAAENNLSETAFVIKKNTGEYAIRWFTPTVEVNLCGHATLASAFVLFEFFEPDAKEILFVSPRAGNLSVRKTDQLLTLNFPTGTLRGAAIGEETINAMGMAPLEVYQGPSDLLLLFESQEQVALLNPNFPMLSKLLGTIGVIATAPGKGVDFVSRYFAPGEGIDEDPVTGSAHTLLTPFWAKRLKKELLTAKQISKREGHLICKLCDDRVEISGNAILFLAGSIFIE
- a CDS encoding GAF domain-containing protein produces the protein MKLNLNIQQRIQLFVTLSVALIFGLGLAFIGNKAIKTARRNAVELTQETLQKYSLDIEKQMGADMESVKTLSQAVSIYKTFPGDSWKPVVQNMYKAVLRANENVLSVWDSWELNVIDSSYTKPYGRYVYEVYREGSELKENQMFKSMDGDPPLYIFNKTEGQQGFETINVPYFYTYTGRQEDNILMTSLVSPILVKNKFTGVVGFDISLERFQNLVRTIQPFEGSYAVLISTDLKYVGHLDQTKLGQDIAEDFPEDFVMQGMDVKIQNGEKFNFFGNGPDGNSYYFAFNPVWVEKARTPWMLGIAVPKSTMLADARSTTWALVIVGLIGLLAISLLVWWISRQITANILGVTNLLGKLSKGHLDSSMTVDIHTSDEIGIMAEALNDSVVGLLKKVEFAKKIGTGQLNTNLELLSEEDELGTALVEMQRSLLAAKEEEEKRLVEEDQRSWTNEGLAKFGDILRQNNDNLDNLANSILSNLITYVGANQGGVFIYNDDDKGNEFYQMVAAYAYDRKKFLKKDVLVGEGLVGTSVLEKKTIYMTNVPENYIQITSGTGEARPRCLLIVPLLIEENVLGVIEMASFTLLEPYKIEFVEKVGQSIASTLQSVRINLRTQALLNRSQQQAEELSAQEEEMRQNMEELQATQEESARKGNEMQSYIEALNTSTYVVEYDPDGTIINVNDLFLELLGLGREEVVGTHHSDKLQLSSIQQKEYDKFWMDLRAGRQRKETNSFKVAGVSYTFEETYTPIRDESGLIYKILKIANNIASKGHK
- a CDS encoding deoxyguanosinetriphosphate triphosphohydrolase; the encoded protein is MPQRDISKLMLEWNRLLMPTRLGKEEEVLPEQEILGRTHFQRDYDRLIFSSPFRRLQNKTQVFPLPGSVFVHNRLTHSLEVASVGRSLGTIVYEKLHRQLGSSGLEMPIIVATACLAHDLGNPPFGHSGEDAIRHFFKQNRDKFQNRLTASEISDLEWFEGNANSLRLLTHTFKGRRSGGFGLSYATLASLVKYPWESISMPEGKKKYGYFQAEKAIFEQIAAATGLERHVGQDSFCRHPLVYLVEAADDICYNIMDLEDAHKLSILSSEKVMALLMAFFEGSSNAGMRKKIDETLKTVTDSNEQVSYLRALVISKLVAECGEVFVRNMPLIMDGKPTDPLLKGLCPESLAAIKTIAQFSVKEIYNHRTVVEIELAGFKILTTLLEIFTNALLHPESDYSRKLLTRIPEQYDLDNESLYLNLLSIVDFVSGMTDTYALELYQNLTGISIPGISR
- a CDS encoding exonuclease domain-containing protein, whose amino-acid sequence is MYVVVDIETSGGNPLHDRIIEIAAYLYDGETVIDELVTLIDPETNIPPYITALTSITNAMVANAPKFYEVAKKLVKLTEGAVFVAHNAPFDYGFVRNEYRRLGYTYNRSTLCTVRWTRKLIPGLPSYSLGNLCQSLQIQLEDRHRASGDALATVKLLRLLLEKNKGEEIIPVNGSVVSREKLHPNITSTVLGALPDETGVYFFWNDKGEIIYIGKSLNIRSRIAQHITGAKSRRDTEMVSATADITWEITGSEMVALLLESYNIKQEIPVYNRAQRRKGTSSSLFATTDSNGYLNLKISTKPEEGTVISSFASIAAGQKSLLRMVEEFALCQKLCGLYTASEGCFHNQIGLCRGACKGEELPADYNRRVNEAITKSDLPQASFFLLDKGPDPEKVTVVKIECGKLMGWGFCEKNSLSDVSMLHDCIKSFPDNRDARTIIKSFIAAPGVKKIGF